In Planococcus sp. MB-3u-03, the DNA window TTTTATAGTTTTGCAGAATGTACATGAAATAGTACGTGATGAACCGGATTCTCTCGCTATAAGTAGCTGACTGCCAGTCTTCCTGACTCACTTTATAAGCTTGCGTGTTCAGTGCATAGAGTTTTTCTTCCACTTTCCCGCTGCGGTTTATGCCCACCACTTTCAGCAAGTCATCCTCCACCATGGAATTCACGTGTCTGTACAAAGTCGCTTGCGACACTTCTTTCAATAGTTTATTCAGCTGCAGGATCGATAAGCCCTCATCAACATCGATCAATTCCAAAGCTATTTTAAACCTGACTTGGTTTTTAAATAAATCAAATTCCATGTGCAATGTCCCCTTTTTGAGTGCGCTTAATTAGCTATTATATATTCTTTCCGTTGATTTACCAACTCCACCTAAATGGCCGGCTGGCAACTCGAAACCTGATTAAAATACGGAGCATGCATAAAGTAGTTGACGTTTTCATTATCATTATTGATAATGATAATGGAAAGGGTGATAAATATGAATACTGATATTACTGCTTTACTGGAAATCGATTGGGCAAAAATCCTGCCGTTCGCCTTGCCCATTATCTTTTTCAACTTATTGCTCATTGGCGTCGCACTGTACGACTGGTTTAAGCGGAAAGATCGGATTGCGGCACCGTATGCTTGGCTCGCCGCCATCTTATTATTCCAATCATTAGGGCCGATCTTGTATTTGGTCATCGGAAGGAAGGTCATTCGCCATGATTACAGTCGAGAAACTTCATAAGAGGATCAAAAAACGAAAAATCTTGAGCGATGTCTCTTTTACGGTTGCACAAGGGGAATGCATTGGTTTATTGGGGCCAAACGGTGCCGGCAAAACAACGCTTATTAAATGCATGACTGGCGTTTTGCACTATGAACAAGGGAACATCACCTTCCATTCCAAGCCCATTGCCCAGCACAAGCAAGATATCGGCTATTTGTCCCAGCATACAGACTTCAAGCCGTGGATGAGCTGCGGGGAATCGCTTCGTTTCTTCGGAAAACTATCAGGCCTGGATGCGGTATTTTTACAGGAGGCTATCCCCGCGGTGTTGGAGGAAGTTGGCCTGAAGGATAAAGAGGGCTATAAAGTGGAGCAATTATCCGGTGGCATGAAGCAGCGGCTCGGAATCGCACAAGCCATTTTGCACGAGCCGCAATTATTGATTTTGGATGAACCGGTCTCAGCTCTCGATCCGATCGGCCGGAACGAAGTGAAAAAATTGATCGCCCGCTTGAAGAAACGGATGACCATCATTATTTCCACACATATCCTGGATGATGCCAGTGCGTTTTGCGACCGCTACATTGTGATCAAAGATGGCGCGATTTCTGGAACCATCGACAGCCAACTTCAGCATGCAGACCGTACACAAGTTTTGGTGAAGACAGCGAAGACTCCACCAGCAAGCGGCATTTGGCCCGGTGATGGCGTGGCGTATATTGAACGCCTGTCCCCTACCGCTTTCCTTTTGACAGGGACTGAACAACTTGATTTGAAAAAAGTCGTCCATGACTTGGATGCACAAGAGCTGGATGTCACGTCCATCGAGTTTTATGAAAAAGGAATCGAGGAAATTTTCCTGGAGATGGTGTCGGACACATGACCAACTTTTATACGCTAACCCAAACCGAGCTGGCGGAAGCCGCAAAAGAATACAAATTTATTTGGCTGACATTGTTTTTCGTCATTTTGGGTGTCACCCAGCCTTTGATTAATAACTATATGGACGTGATCCTCGAAAACGTAGGCGGCGCAGATGGCATCACCATTGACCCGAACCGGCCGGTACCGAGTTCCGGAGAAGTTCTTCTGTCGACCATTTCCGGGCAGTTCAATCAAATCGGACTCATCATTTTAATCATCAGCTTCATGGGGCTCATTGCGTCCGACCGCAATAGCGGCATGCAGGACTTTATCTTGACCCGCCCGGTTGCCATTCCGTCTTATTTATTGTCAAAGCTTGCAGGCCACTGGCTCATCAGCATGTTCGCCATTGCCATTGGAGCCGCCGTTTCCTACGGCTACACGATTTTTTTATTCGGTTCGTTCTCTTTTTCCGATTTCTTGTTATTTCTTTTGATGTACAGTTTGTGGATTCTCTACGTCATCAGCCTAGCGATTCTAATCAGCACATTCATCAAGGGGCCCATTCTCATCGCGGTCACGACGATTGCCGTCTCCATTTTCTTGATCCTGATCAAAAGCTTTAACCATCTTGTGTTTCAGCTGTCCCCAGGCGGCGTCTTGAACGTCGCAGAAAACCAATTGCTGCCGGGTGGTGAGGTCAATCATTTCAGCATCCTGTCGTGTGGAGTGTTCATTGTGTTTAACATTTGGCTGGCCAAAATCAATCTGAACAAACAGTAAGCGGGTTCCCTTTGCGCACTACAGAAGCTCAGTCCATCCATAACGGGCTGGGCTTCTTTTTCGATCACCTAAAATCACCATCCTCCGGGATACTCGTCAAAAAAATCACTTTCAAAATAGTGCAAAAATATTTTGCGCAAAAATTTTAGATATTTAAATTTTTGAAAAAATCATTTGCACCTCTTCGAAGCTCATGGCAAAATAGTTGAAAAGGCTTTCATTATCTTGCATTGAGGAGATGAATCATGAAAAATCAACAGAAAATAGAAATTCCTTTTGTTATGGCGTTAATTCCATTCATCGTCATGATCAGTATCATGGCAATTACCATCATCAAATTTGGCGGTAGCCCGCACGTCCCGTTATTGATCGGTGCGGCAATTGCTGCCCTGATCGGCTGGCGCTACGGATATAAATGGGAAATCATCGAGGAAGGCGCTTATAAAGGCATCCGCATGGCGCTTCCGGCGATTGTCATCATCCTTCTCGTCGGTTTGATCATCGGAGCTTGGATTGGCGGCGGGATTGTGGCCACGATGATCTATTACGGATTGAAAATCATCACCCCTTCCCTATTCCTCGTGACCATCTGCATCATTTGCGCGATTGTCACTTTGGCCATAGGCAGTTCCTGGTCGACAATGGGAACGATCGGCGTCGCGGGAATGGGCATCGGCGTGAGCATGGGCATCCCTGCTGCCATGGTAGCAGGCGCGGTCATTTCCGGTGCTTATTTCGGCGACAAAATGTCCCCGCTGTCTGACACAACCAATTTGGCGGCCGGAATTACCGAAACGCCTTTGTTCACGCATATTAAGCATATGGTGTATACGACGATTCCTGGCCTCATCATTGCGTTAGTCGCTTACTTTATTCTCGGCAGGCAGTTTGCCGGCACTGCCGTGGATATCGGCAACATCAACAGCATCCTTTCCGCATTGGAAAGCAATTTCGTCATCTCCCCTTGGCTGTTGCTCGTGCCGCTTGCGGTCATCGTCTTGGTAGCGAAAAAGGTTCCTGCACTGCCGGCTTTGACGATTGGCGTGTTGCTCGGCTGGCTGTGCTATGTGTTTATCCAAGGCGGCAGCGTGGCCGATGCCGTCAATACGCTTCACGACGGATTCGTGATTTCGAGCGGCAATGAAATGGTAGATAATTTGTTCAACCGCGGCGGCATCGAGTCGATGATGTACACGGTGTCCTTGACGATTGTCGCGATGATCTTCGGCGGCATCATGGAACAAGTGGGGATGCTCCAAGCGATCGTCAACCAAATTCTCAAGGTCGCGAAATCAGCAGGCAGCCTGATTGCCGCGACAATCGTTTCGGCCTTTTTCACGAATGCAACCGCTTCTGAACAATACATATCGATTCTTCTCCCAGGTAGAATGTACGCCAAAGCGTATCGGGACAAAAAACTGCATTCGAAAAACTTATCACGGGCATTGGAAGACGGCGGCACCGTCACTTCGCCTTTGATTCCCTGGAATACATGCGGCGTGTTTATCGTGGCGACTCTCGGCGTCAGCACCTTCGCCTATGCGCCTTACGCGATTCTGAACTATACCGTGCCGATTATCTCCATCTTCATGGCATTCTTTGGGCTGAAAGTCGAATTCTTGACCGAGCAGGAATTAAAAGCGCTGGAAGAAAAAGAAGCACGGCAATCGTCAAAACCCGGCGACAACGATGCTTCAGATTCTGTCCTGACCTAACTCAAAAAACATCAAGCTAATCAAAGCTTGATGTTTTTTGATTGTTGAAGAAGTCTATAATCCGCTATTAATTAATACTGAGCTTCCCTTTTCTATATTCAAAATCAATGTTCTAGCTAAGTATTTGGAGAAGCGTTCGCTCGACTCCAGTGGTAAAGCGAGACGACCGAGACCCCGCAAGGCGCAAAGCGACTGAGGAGGCTTGGGCGCGAGCCCACGGAAAGCGAGCGATAAGCTTCGGAAAATACGACTTTTCATTTTCTCGACAACCTAAAAACATCAAGCTAATCAAAGCTTGATGTTTTTAGATTGCCGGGCATCCATTCCCTATTCAAAAGAAAATTTTTATACAAACATTTATTAACAAATAAAAGGATTGTAACTACTCAGATATAGTAATATTGTAGACAGATATAAAGTAATTTGGAAAGAAATGTTAAAGACACTTGCAGATAGGCCCCAACGATCAGTTGGCGAGAATGGAGACATACTATGGTGAATGATCAATCGCGGTATTCGAGGCTTGCGAACATCACACGCATTGTAAATACAAAGCTGGATTTGCATGAAGTTCTGCAGCAGGTCACGACGGCTATTTCCGAGGAAATCGTCCGATGCGATTCTGTTGGGATCTTTTTGCCAGAAGGCGATGGCACGTACCGCGGCTTTGCGGGAAAGCCTGAGATGATGAGCAGCGTGACACTGCAATCGCAAGTGATCGATCCGAAAACAGACAATCTGGCAGCGGAATTGATAGCGACACGGAAAACCATTTATATAGCGGATACATCAACAGATAACCGGCCGGACTTGAAGCCAGTAGGCGCCTTCCAAATCAATTCCTTATTGGCGTTGCCGATTTCCTTTGAAAAGGAATTCATGGGGATGGTGTTCCTGTTCAATTACGGGACCCCGATGAATTTGACGCAATCAGAGATTGAAAGTGTCGAAGCTTATGTAAATATGGCAGCGGTCGCCATTCAAAACGCGAAGAGCTTCAATCAAAAAGAGAAATTATTGAGGGAAAAGCAATTATTGCTCGACCTTACCCGTGAACTATCTTTCTGTTCGACGATCCAGGAAAGCCTGAACGTTTGCTTCGGCTATTTGAAACAGGCGTTCGGCGAGGGTGATTTTGCCGCACATATCATAAAATCGCCGAGTACGAAAGACGGCACGTCGGTCCAATTTCATGCAGCCGACGGAATGGTCGCACAAGAATGGCAGGAGCATCTCGCTAAACTGGGGACCCAAAATTATTCGGAGTTGGTCACACATGCCGTCTCACAGAAAGAGCCAATCCGCACTGATATGGGCACGAACCAAGGGTTATTGCTAATTCCAATGATATCCATAGGAGAAGTCCACGGTGTGATTTCAGCGGTATGCTGCTGCTCGGAATCAGAAAGTGCCATTGAGTTGCAGATTGCTTTCGCCCAAGCCATTATCGAGGCCACCGCTCCGGTTTTTTCGAATTTATTGTACATGGATCAATTGGAAGGAATGGCCGAAGAGCGGACGAGTGCATTGTACGCCGCGAACAAGCGGGTCAATAGTGTGATCGAAAGCATCACGGACGGTTTTTTTGTGCTCAATAAAAACTGGGAATACACTTACATCAACCAGCATCTTTTTTTACCGAAAGGCAAAAAAGCAGACGAAGTGCTCGGCAAAAACATTTGGGATGTGTTTCCGGAAACTGTCGATACACTTACCTATAACGAGTTCCATCGCGCCATGATCGACCGGGTGACGGTTCGCTTTGAGTCGCAATCCGATGCGGAAGACTTTTGGTTTGAAATTACCGCCTATCCGTTTGATGACGGCATTTGCTGCGTGCTGAAAAACATCAAGGAAAAGAAGCAGTACGAGAAAGAACTAAAACGGCTGGCCAACTTGGATTTGATCGGCCAGATGGCGGCGGGAATCAGCCACGAGATTCGCAATCCGATGACAACGGTGCGCGGTTTTCTGCAACTGATGGTCATGAACGAACAATTGGAGCCGCATGCTGCGCATTTCAACCTGATGATCGCTGAATTGGACCGGGCGAATGCCATCATCACTGAATTTCTGTCCGTTGGCAATACGCGCACTTCGGACATGAAAATGATGAGCTTAAACACCATCCTTGATGATATTTCACCATTGATCAAAATCGATACAGCCAATCAGAACAAACAAATCCATATTTACACGCAGGAAGTGCCGGAACTACTATTGAATCATAATGAAATCCGGCAATTGATCATCAATTTATACCGCAACGGACTGGAAGCGATGGATGAAGGGCAGACACTGACCATCGGCACCTATCCGGAAAACGAAAATTACGTGGTGCTGGCAGTGCAGGATCAAGGCAGCGGCATCGATCCCGCTATCATCGACAAAATCGGCACGCCTTTCTATACGACAAAAGATGAAGGCACGGGACTCGGCCTAGGCATCTGTTACGCGGTGGCGGCACGCCATAATGCCACGATCACCATCGAAACAGGACCCGAAGGCACCATCTTCTTCACGAAGTTTCCGGTTGAACCAAAGGCAGATGGTGAGCCTAATAAATAAAATTTCAGTTTCCCGACAAGTAGAAAAAACATCAAGCCAATTAAAGCTTGATGTTTTTTTCTATTTATAGAGCTCTAGTTGTGTAAATGAATTCGAAGTTGCTGCAAAAACAAATTCGCTGCACTGGAGAAAACCTGATGCTTTTTCCAAATGATATTTAAGTTCGCTTCTAGTTTTGGGCGCAATGGGATAAAACACAGTTTGCTGTCTTCGCCAGTATTCACTAACTTATCCAGACACAATGCATAGCCAATGTTTTCTTCCACCATCAATGCCGCGTTGTAGATCAAATTGTAAGTTCCAACCACACGCAGGTCCTCAATATTTTTCCCGAACCAGCCGGACATTTCATTGCTGACCGCCGTTTGGCGAGAAATCAGCAAGGGCTTATCCATCAAATCTTCAGGCTGGATAAACGGACGTTGTGCGAGCGGGCTGTCTTTTCGCATTAATACACCCCAACGGTCAGTCGCTGGCAGCTTTATATAATCGTATCTCTGCTTGTCCATCGGTTCGATGACAATACCGAAATCCAGCAAGCCATTCTTCAATTTATCGGTGATGTCGTCCGCGTTGCCGCTGTAAAGATGGAAACGGATACCCGAGTGGTTTTCGAGCAGCTCTTTGCATGCTTTCGCAATGAATCGCATCGCTTCGGTTTCACCGCCGCCAATATAAACTTCCCCGCCAATCTCTTGTTTCGTCCCTTTCAAATTAGCTTCGGTTTTCTCGGTCAATTCCACGATTTCCTTCGCTTTATTGAACAGGAACAGCCCTTCTTCCGTTAAGGTGATTTTCCGATTTCCCCGTTCAAATAAAGTCGTCCCGAGTTCCGCTTCCAGTTCTTTCAATTGCCGGGATAATGTCGGTTGAGACAAATGCAGCTGTTTGGCCGCAGCCGAAATGTTTTGTTCTTTCGCTACCGCAATAAAGTAGCGCAATACGCGAAGTTCCATAATAGCCTCTTTTTCTTATGCTCAAAAAGCATAATAGATTATTTGATATAGGTATTGGATATCTGAATCCTATCATTTTATGATGGGAACGAATAGATAATTATTTTGAAGGAGGAATTCTACATGGCAATTGAAGGAAAAGTCATTATCATTATGGGAGCATCCAGCGGCATCGGAGAAGCAACAGCCAGAATTTTAGCCGAAAAAGGCGCCAAGTTGGTATTGGCAGCGCGCAGAGAAGAGCGCTTGAAAGAGATCAAGGAATCACTGCCGGAAGCACACATCGTCTACAGAAAAGCTGATGTATCAAATCATGAAGAAGTGCAGCAAGTCATTGATTTGGCGATTGCCGAGTACGGTCAATTGGATGTACTGTTCAATAACGCCGGGATTATGCCGACCGCCCCGTTGGCTGAAACGCGACGCGACGAATGGAAAAACATGCTGGATATCAATGTCATGGGGGTGCTGAATGGCATTGCAGCGGCGTTGCCGAAGATGGTCGAACAAAAATCTGGCCACATCATCTCCACCGATTCTGTGGCAGGGCATGTGGTCTACCCGCATTCAGCCGTTTACTGCGGAACCAAATTTGCTGTCCGGGCCATTATGGAAGGCTTGAGACAAGAGCAGCGTGAAAACAACATCAAATCCACGATTATCTCACCGGGCGCTGTCCTGACCGAATTGTATACAACCATCAATGACAAAGAAGCATCGGCAGCTCTTCACCAAGCCCAATCAGAGTGGGGACTTGCCGCAGAAGATATTGCCCAGGCAGTCGCTTATGTCATCGATACACCGGATCGCGTTTCGGTCAGCGATATGATCATTCGCCCGACAGCTCAAGAGGTATAAAGAGAATAGAATAAGGAAAGGCGGTTTTCAGATGGAGATGCAAGAGTTTATCGATTTTTACAAAGCAGGCAAACCCATTTCAAGTACGGATAAAGAATTGCACGGCCTATTGGTGCAAAGCAGTTTTCAAGCCCTGAAAATCATGGTGGAGTTGAACTCAACCTTCAACACACAAGAAGAAATCGTCGCGCTGTTCTCTCAACTGACAGGCGCACCAGTCGACGCTTCGTTTTTATGTTTGCCTCCCTTCCACACGGACTTCGGCAAGAACATACGCATTGGCAAAAATGTGTTCATCAATACCGGTTGTTCGTTCCAGGACCGGGGCGGCATCACCATCGGCAATGGCTCATTGATCGGCATGAATGTCTCGATCGCTACCTTGAATCATGGCTTGCCCTTGGAAACAAGAGGCACCACCACGCCCTCTCCTGTAGTTATCGGCGAAAACGTATGGATTGGATCAAACGCCACCATCCTTCCCGGCGTGACGATCGGGGACAATGCCGTTGTGGCGGCAGGGGCTGTCGTTTCAAAAGACGTCCCTTCAAACACGGTAGTGGCAGGAGTCCCGGCAAAGGCCATAAAGAAAATTACGGAATAGCTGCGAATCATTTATTCACTAATTGGATGAGCGATAAAAAGAACGCATCGAGTCTAGGACTTGATGCGTTCTTCAACTATATAAGCCTTTTATCCATCATTTTCGGCGAAATCAAGAGCGACCGTGATATCCCCCTCTCCGACCGCTTGAGTAAATCTTTCCACATTTTCGATATAGCCGAGACGGGTATATTGATGGGAAGTTGAAAGCTTGTCATAAAAGAATACCAGGCAATCGTCTCCGTAAAGCATAATGTCCCCCGCATTAATATGCCCTGGGCTCTCAGAATTTGTTGGGAGCCTTTCTGAAAGATAAAAGAACTTTTCATTTCCATGAAGATCTTCCATATCTATGGTTAACGGAAGCAATTCAAGCAATGCTTCGGTTGTCTCGCTTTCGTAAAGTTGTGCTGAGAACACTTCGTTCCCTATTTGCAATTCTAAAGCAAGTAGATTTGCCATCTCCGCTTCCTCCCTTTCCTGGTTATCCCCGTTGCTTGGTTGTTCTTCAGCATTCGGCGCATCTCTTTCATCCGTTTCGCTCGCATCACAAGCACTTAAGCCAAGAGCCATGAGGATGATACCTAATGGCAAAGCTGTTTTTCATTTTCATTTCCCCTTCCTGTTGAGACTATGGAGAAATTTACTGAATCTAAATTAAGTAGGCTGATTTACTCGTCTTAAATAGATATTTTATATTTTCAATATCATCATAAAGCGATGGAATTCAAATGACCAATACCTATATCAAATAGTCCGGTATATGTTTTGGGCATACGATCTTTAAAAATGCCTTCAATTTAAAAACCGGACTCCATAGAGGAAGTCCGGCTTTTTGTTCTTTACCATCCACTATTTTCTAGTAGTATCGAAAAACACATTTCTTCTTACATTGTGCTCTTGTGGGCCGCGTAAGCAGATAAGCCGAGTAATTGGTAAACCGCTGCCACGTTCATATGGCTGCGAACTTGTGCCGCTAGAAAATCATACGCTTCTTCCCTTCGCTGGGCATCGGGTTTCACATCGTCTTCCAATGGTTCTAACCCTTTTTTGACTCGCAATTCATTGACTAGTTCACGCGTGAATTTCCGGTTATGGAAAATGCCATGGAGGTATGTGCCGATCACGCTTCCATCTGCACTGACTGCCCCGTCCATCCGGCCGTCCGACAGCTGCATAAATGGCAGAGCCTCCCCGCGGATAGTTGATCTTCCCAAATGAATTTCGTAGCCTGTTAGCGTTTGCCCGTCTTTTACTTGCTTGCCGGTCATTAAAACGGTTTTCTTATCCCCGACAAACACCGTGTCCACCGGCAGCAAGGAAAGGCCGCTTGCCGCTCCGCCTTCCCCGTCAACCGCTTCATGATCTACGAGTGATTCCCCAAGCAATTGAAAACCTCCGCAAACCCCAAAGATCTTGGTGCCTTGCTCGTGCAGCTGTTGAATCGCTCGATCAAAGCCGTTTTCTTTGAGCCACGCAGCATCAGCCAATGTGTTTTTGGTTCCGGGAATGACGAGCAGGTCAGGTGTACCGAGATCTTCGACTTTTCCGACCAAACGAACGCCCGTTTCCGGTTCATCGAAAAACGGGTCTATATCTGTGAAATTCGAGATTCGTGGGAGCCGGATGACGGCTATATCTACAGCAAACTCTCCTGGTTTCGGTTTTTTAAACCGCAGCGATGACAATGCAAGAGAATCTTCTGCATCGATTTGGACATCGAGATAAGGCAAGACCCCGAGCACCGGAATGCCTGTTTCTTTCTCCAGCCAGTCAATGCCATCATCGAGCAGCTCACGCATGCCACGGAATTTATTGATGATGATTCCTTTTACACGAATTCGTTCCGATTCATCGAGCAAAGCGAGCGTTCCGACGATAGCGGCGAACGCACCACCCTTGTCGATATCCACCACTAAAATGACGGCGGCATCTGCCAAGTGGGCCATGCGCATATTGGCAATGTCTTTATCCTTCAAATTGATTTCTGCAGGGCTACCGGCACCTTCAAGTACCAGCACGTCAAAATCCTGCTGCAGCCTGCGCATCGACTGCTCGACCGCCGGCATCACTTGCTGCAAGAAATCGTCGCGATAGGTTTTTGCATTCATGTCCATAAAGTGCCGGCCATGGACAATGACTTCTGACACCATGTCCTGCTTTGGCTTGAGCAAAATTGGATTCATATCAAAAGTCGCCGGAATACGGGCTGCTTCTGCTTGAACGCCCTGCGCCCTGCCGATTTCGCCGGCTGCTTCTGTCACAAACGAATTCAGCGCCATGTTCTGTGATTTAAACGGAGCCACACGGAAGCCATCGTCTGAAAAAATTCGGCATAGCGCTGTACAAATCAAGCTTTTCCCCACATCGGAAGCTGTTCCTTGAATCATAATCGAAACTGCTGGCATACTTTTCCCTCCACTCGCCAAAATAGAAAAATCCCCCGCGTGCCGCAAGGGATTGAGAAAAAACAGCAAAAAAAAGGCTGACTTCCAGCTTGTCCTTGCAAGCAAACGGGCATCCGCATAAAGGCAGGTCTCCTGGCTCGTGATCATCGCCTTCTGAATCTTCCCGAAGCATCGCTTCAGTGGCTTTTTCAGATGGCTCTCACTTACAGTGGCGGGACCGCGCCGGAATTCAACCGGCTTCCCTTTTAACTCATGTTCAAGACATAAGCAACTTTATGCATTGGATTCAAACTCTATTTTTCTTTTCATTATATACACAGTCATTCTTTCCTCACTAGCTTTACTTTTTTCATCTGTTACACCAACTGCTATACAAGCAATCGCACGCTCTATAAAATAAGAGAAAACACTAACTGAAGAGGAGAATGCCCGATGCCAAAGACAGCTTTATTAATCGTTGATGCCCAAAACGAGATGTTCGACCCAGCCAATCCCGTCCATCAAAGTGAACAATTGCTGGAGAATTTGCAGTCGTTGATCAAAAAAGCGCGTTCAGCCGATGTTCCCGTCATTTATGTGCAGCATAACGACGCCGGCCTTGTAGAAGGCACCGACTTTTGGCAAATCCATTCGTCCGTCACTCCTGAAGAAAGGGATACCGTCGTTCAAAAATGGACGCCTGATTCCTTCCATGAAACAAAGTTGCTAGAGGTATTGAAAAACAATGGCATCCAAAACCTTGTCATTGCCGGCAACCAGACTGAGCATTGTATAAATGCGACCACACGCAGCGCCAGCCAGCTGGGATTTGACGTGACACTCGCCAAAGACGCACACGGCACTTGGGATTCGGAAACAATGAGCGCACAGGAAATTATCGACCACCATAATGGCCTATTAAGCGAGTTTGTCACCTTGCAGGAGACGAAGGATATCGAGTTTTTGGGACGAGCTTAAATAACCCACGTACCTCGATAAAAAATTACAATTACTCTTCCCGGAATTTATTTTGGGAGGAGTTTTTTTATGAGAAAGTGAAGCTTTTGAGTTATGCATAAGATGCAGTCCACTAAAAAAGAAGAAACTCATATTAGAGTTTCTTCACTTCCAGTAATTCGTCATATATAAACATATATAATTATGAAACTCTGCTTTTAAAGTGTTATGGAACAGGCTATTGCATGTATCATTTTTTCTAGCAATTTCACCTTCTCTTGTTATTCCTCAAAACTCAATCAGTGAACCCTCATTAAAAGGGGTTATATAATGGTGCTCATCGAACCAATACTGGCTACACATCACACGGTCTGCTAATCACAACATTTATGTGATGTTTCGGAGACTTTTTGGCATTGTTCTCTTCAAAGAGGTGAAAAAAGCCTTTTGTGGAAAGCTTTAGGGTGGAATGGTTCATCTGTATTTATTTTACTCATCTTCTATGTTAAAATTTACTTAGTCTACTAAATGTATTATTTGGTTAAGTAAATGTACAGTTGATTTAATTTTCTTTTAGATAAGTTAAAGAATATATAAAATTATGGGAGGCAGAAAAATGAAGTTTGGAATTATAGGTGCAGGCCCCATTGGAGCCAGTCTTACTAAGAAATTAGTGAAAAATGGACATGAGGTCAAAATTGCCGATGCCCGGGACATTAAACATTTGGAAGGTAAGGACATTGCAGGAACACCTGTGGATGTCAAAGAGCTGATCACCGATATTGATGTTCTGTTAATCTCTCTCCCTCTCCATGTCATGCCGAGCATTCGGCCGATCATCGATCAAGTTGGGGATGAAGTCATCATTGCAGACACATCCAATTATTATCCATTTAGAGACAATGAAATCGAAGAAATCGAAAACGGAATGGTTGAAAGTGTTTGGGTGTCCAAGCAGCTAGGAAGACCGGTCATCAAAGCCTTCAGTAATCAATTAGCGTATACATTAGAAAATAAAGGAACTCCAGAAGGCACGACTGGCCGCATTGCCATGGCCATTGCCGGTGATGACCCCGCACAAAAACAAGTGCTGATCGATGTCGTGAATGAGCTCGGCTTCGATGCAGTGGATGCCGGTTCGTTAAGCGACTCTTGGAGAGAACAACCCGGAACTCCTGCCTACTGCAC includes these proteins:
- a CDS encoding SDR family oxidoreductase, which encodes MAIEGKVIIIMGASSGIGEATARILAEKGAKLVLAARREERLKEIKESLPEAHIVYRKADVSNHEEVQQVIDLAIAEYGQLDVLFNNAGIMPTAPLAETRRDEWKNMLDINVMGVLNGIAAALPKMVEQKSGHIISTDSVAGHVVYPHSAVYCGTKFAVRAIMEGLRQEQRENNIKSTIISPGAVLTELYTTINDKEASAALHQAQSEWGLAAEDIAQAVAYVIDTPDRVSVSDMIIRPTAQEV
- a CDS encoding cobyric acid synthase yields the protein MPAVSIMIQGTASDVGKSLICTALCRIFSDDGFRVAPFKSQNMALNSFVTEAAGEIGRAQGVQAEAARIPATFDMNPILLKPKQDMVSEVIVHGRHFMDMNAKTYRDDFLQQVMPAVEQSMRRLQQDFDVLVLEGAGSPAEINLKDKDIANMRMAHLADAAVILVVDIDKGGAFAAIVGTLALLDESERIRVKGIIINKFRGMRELLDDGIDWLEKETGIPVLGVLPYLDVQIDAEDSLALSSLRFKKPKPGEFAVDIAVIRLPRISNFTDIDPFFDEPETGVRLVGKVEDLGTPDLLVIPGTKNTLADAAWLKENGFDRAIQQLHEQGTKIFGVCGGFQLLGESLVDHEAVDGEGGAASGLSLLPVDTVFVGDKKTVLMTGKQVKDGQTLTGYEIHLGRSTIRGEALPFMQLSDGRMDGAVSADGSVIGTYLHGIFHNRKFTRELVNELRVKKGLEPLEDDVKPDAQRREEAYDFLAAQVRSHMNVAAVYQLLGLSAYAAHKSTM
- a CDS encoding DapH/DapD/GlmU-related protein — protein: MEMQEFIDFYKAGKPISSTDKELHGLLVQSSFQALKIMVELNSTFNTQEEIVALFSQLTGAPVDASFLCLPPFHTDFGKNIRIGKNVFINTGCSFQDRGGITIGNGSLIGMNVSIATLNHGLPLETRGTTTPSPVVIGENVWIGSNATILPGVTIGDNAVVAAGAVVSKDVPSNTVVAGVPAKAIKKITE
- a CDS encoding cysteine hydrolase family protein, whose product is MPKTALLIVDAQNEMFDPANPVHQSEQLLENLQSLIKKARSADVPVIYVQHNDAGLVEGTDFWQIHSSVTPEERDTVVQKWTPDSFHETKLLEVLKNNGIQNLVIAGNQTEHCINATTRSASQLGFDVTLAKDAHGTWDSETMSAQEIIDHHNGLLSEFVTLQETKDIEFLGRA
- a CDS encoding cyclophilin-like fold protein, giving the protein MALGLSACDASETDERDAPNAEEQPSNGDNQEREEAEMANLLALELQIGNEVFSAQLYESETTEALLELLPLTIDMEDLHGNEKFFYLSERLPTNSESPGHINAGDIMLYGDDCLVFFYDKLSTSHQYTRLGYIENVERFTQAVGEGDITVALDFAENDG
- a CDS encoding NADPH-dependent F420 reductase, with protein sequence MKFGIIGAGPIGASLTKKLVKNGHEVKIADARDIKHLEGKDIAGTPVDVKELITDIDVLLISLPLHVMPSIRPIIDQVGDEVIIADTSNYYPFRDNEIEEIENGMVESVWVSKQLGRPVIKAFSNQLAYTLENKGTPEGTTGRIAMAIAGDDPAQKQVLIDVVNELGFDAVDAGSLSDSWREQPGTPAYCTELTKEELIEALNTADKEKAPVQRDKVMEKFSAGMTHDDIVRINRETYNS
- a CDS encoding LysR family transcriptional regulator, whose amino-acid sequence is MELRVLRYFIAVAKEQNISAAAKQLHLSQPTLSRQLKELEAELGTTLFERGNRKITLTEEGLFLFNKAKEIVELTEKTEANLKGTKQEIGGEVYIGGGETEAMRFIAKACKELLENHSGIRFHLYSGNADDITDKLKNGLLDFGIVIEPMDKQRYDYIKLPATDRWGVLMRKDSPLAQRPFIQPEDLMDKPLLISRQTAVSNEMSGWFGKNIEDLRVVGTYNLIYNAALMVEENIGYALCLDKLVNTGEDSKLCFIPLRPKLEANLNIIWKKHQVFSSAANLFLQQLRIHLHN